One region of Gouania willdenowi chromosome 13, fGouWil2.1, whole genome shotgun sequence genomic DNA includes:
- the rnf7 gene encoding RING-box protein 2, with translation MDDGDEPGLVLSHNTSSGTKSGGDKMFSLKKWNAVAMWSWDVECDTCAICRVQVMDACLRCQAENKQEDCVVVWGECNHSFHNCCMSLWVKQNNRCPLCQQDWVVQRIGK, from the exons ATGGATGACGGCGACGAGCCGGGTTTAGTCCTCTCTCACAACACGTCGTCGGGTACAAAGTCGGGCGGAGACAAAATGTTCTCTCTGAAGAAGTGGAACGCAGTGGCCATGTGGAGCTGGGACGTGGAGTGTGACACCTGTGCCATCTGCCGGGTCCAAGTCATGG ACGCTTGTCTCCGATGTCAGGCAGAGAATAAACAAGAGGACTGTGTAG TTGTTTGGGGAGAATGTAACCACTCCTTCCACAACTGCTGCATGTCCCTGTGGGTGAAGCAGAACAATCGCTGCCCTCTGTGTCAGCAGGACTGGGTTGTTCAGAGAATTGGCAAATAG